In Oscillatoria acuminata PCC 6304, a single window of DNA contains:
- a CDS encoding gas vesicle protein K, which yields MALAETPSNPSQLSEIIPTRRAINSKAGLASLVLTLVELIRQLMEAQVIRRMDDQVLNETELDAAAESLQKLEAEILRLCDIFEIDPNDLNLDLGEVGTLLPKPGSYYPGEPSQEASILELLDRLLNVGIVVQGDLDLGVANLNLIQAKLRLVLTSQPL from the coding sequence ATGGCATTAGCTGAAACCCCGTCCAACCCGTCTCAACTCAGCGAAATTATCCCCACTCGTCGCGCTATTAACAGTAAAGCGGGGTTAGCATCCCTCGTCTTAACCCTCGTGGAACTAATTCGGCAATTGATGGAAGCGCAAGTGATTCGTCGCATGGATGACCAAGTGCTCAATGAAACCGAGTTAGATGCTGCTGCTGAAAGTTTGCAAAAACTAGAAGCAGAAATCCTCCGCTTGTGCGATATCTTCGAGATTGACCCCAATGATTTGAACCTGGACCTCGGAGAAGTGGGGACTCTGTTACCGAAACCGGGTAGCTATTATCCCGGCGAACCCAGTCAAGAAGCATCCATCTTAGAATTACTAGACCGACTCTTAAATGTAGGCATTGTCGTTCAAGGTGACCTAGATCTCGGTGTAGCTAACCTGAATTTAATTCAGGCCAAACTACGGTTAGTGCTCACATCCCAACCGCTGTAA
- a CDS encoding LamG domain-containing protein gives MIFNESIAVPPTVKEVDLGYSHPEIPSFNGTSDWIEIPYLGDFNPRQFTVELWVDYQGGIGYRAILTSVCSSAQEGRRGYLFCVNPAGNWQFWVGSGQPDAPWVMLTGPRASKGVWTHLAGIYDEPSQTVLFYINGSLVAQRTGIPFHPNERNSLRVGAGATEQSGASPCFFQGRITQIRIWNSSLGSADIATLASQDLSGEGPTTLTTPIVSSPVEHSPIPSETHTEPDVLLEATPPKIGEEEIQDLHIFAEPTLNPNVEAIRESIVIPESEIIDETIADTEPDILEEEEIPDLDIFAEPTLNPNVEAILESPVIPESEIIDETIADTESDILAEEQIQDLGIFAEQTLNPNVEAILESIVIPESEIIDKPIADIGPSESEVVPAAKSFQSALMFNGINNSVEVKTPFKNNRTFTLSLWVKPALLDQGWCGLFSNDSGEHLPPLQLGISPNGGLYYDSFDAAGTCRYHDTFEGFFETADRWVQIAWVKVGTEYRFYRNGELYAIHPAPDAFYLHQSQALIGMGENGFAGAIRDVRVWKIARTAREIRHDLHRPLTGEEPGLCHYWGFNDGNGAIASDGAKCANWGKIIGATWGQGNPPGRLSGHLTKETSPQTPPLRGEGLSISPFPLREGGRGVSSPEEGLSISPFPLREGGRGVRSPLDQPSYTTSDISPDEGFRPVLCFAGETNYIEVEDPFENDTTFTISLWLQPATPGPNPYGIMGKRWWPSAFKPELWGVEYQQTLYYHTSDPSFPNRRYAAPLLNFFGGSEGNWIHLTWVKAGTEYRFYRNGMLFATQPAPERFYTDNTTYWFGKLGIGNSVAHFRGQMAEIQVWNVALSEEQIQQNLERGVTGEEPGLRYYWPLNEGEGTRVQDIANQTNHGTIRGATWQIEEVAIALPEPEFPLPHFVSSVLTFDGEDDAVILPELGEIDRTFTLSLWVKPATLDDERWHGILSKCGEDSDQLGLALCPGDRALQYHSRGSGGTTFDSNVLLNFFETGDQWVQITWVKAGNLYHFYRNGDWFATQPAPERLQQTPGDYCLGKSQVFGNQNCFFAGQIAEVRLWGVARTEAEIQNDFTHRLQGDEPGLIAYYPLNEGSGDWVGDRGRILGARWELMEIPLG, from the coding sequence ATGATTTTCAACGAATCTATTGCCGTTCCCCCCACCGTTAAAGAAGTTGACCTCGGCTATTCTCATCCCGAAATTCCGTCATTTAATGGGACTAGTGATTGGATTGAAATTCCCTACTTAGGCGATTTTAATCCCCGGCAGTTTACAGTAGAACTGTGGGTGGACTATCAGGGGGGAATTGGCTATCGCGCAATTTTAACCTCAGTTTGTAGTTCCGCGCAAGAGGGAAGGCGGGGCTATCTTTTCTGTGTGAATCCCGCCGGAAATTGGCAATTTTGGGTGGGTAGTGGTCAACCGGATGCGCCTTGGGTGATGCTGACTGGACCGAGAGCTTCAAAAGGGGTCTGGACCCATTTAGCAGGAATTTATGATGAACCGTCGCAAACGGTTTTGTTCTATATTAATGGCAGTTTAGTCGCGCAACGAACCGGGATTCCCTTTCATCCAAATGAACGCAATTCCCTGCGTGTGGGGGCCGGTGCCACGGAACAAAGTGGGGCAAGTCCTTGTTTTTTTCAAGGACGAATTACACAAATTAGAATCTGGAACAGTTCGTTAGGTTCTGCGGATATTGCCACTCTAGCAAGTCAAGATTTAAGTGGCGAGGGTCCAACCACTCTAACCACCCCAATTGTTTCTTCTCCGGTGGAACATTCCCCCATTCCCTCAGAAACCCACACCGAACCGGATGTTTTATTAGAAGCAACTCCCCCAAAAATTGGGGAGGAAGAAATACAAGACTTACACATTTTTGCAGAACCAACCCTAAATCCTAATGTAGAGGCGATTCGAGAATCTATAGTCATTCCCGAATCAGAAATCATTGATGAGACGATCGCTGACACCGAACCAGATATTTTAGAAGAAGAAGAGATACCCGACTTAGACATTTTCGCCGAACCAACCCTAAATCCTAATGTAGAGGCGATTCTCGAATCGCCAGTCATTCCCGAATCAGAAATCATTGATGAGACGATCGCTGACACCGAATCAGATATTTTAGCGGAAGAACAGATCCAGGACTTAGGCATTTTTGCAGAACAAACCCTAAATCCTAATGTAGAGGCGATTCTCGAATCTATAGTCATTCCGGAATCAGAAATCATTGATAAACCGATCGCTGACATCGGACCGTCGGAATCGGAAGTGGTTCCTGCAGCGAAATCCTTCCAGTCCGCTTTAATGTTCAATGGAATTAATAACAGTGTAGAAGTTAAAACGCCCTTTAAAAATAACCGAACCTTTACCCTATCGCTGTGGGTTAAACCGGCATTGTTGGATCAGGGTTGGTGTGGGTTGTTCAGTAATGATTCCGGAGAGCATTTACCTCCTCTGCAACTGGGAATTTCCCCGAATGGAGGATTGTATTACGATTCCTTTGATGCGGCAGGAACTTGTCGATATCATGATACCTTTGAGGGATTTTTTGAAACTGCCGATCGCTGGGTACAGATTGCCTGGGTGAAAGTGGGAACAGAATATCGGTTTTATCGCAACGGCGAGTTATATGCCATCCACCCTGCACCGGATGCCTTCTATCTGCATCAATCCCAAGCGCTGATTGGGATGGGAGAGAATGGGTTTGCGGGGGCAATTCGCGATGTGAGAGTCTGGAAAATTGCCCGAACAGCTAGAGAAATTCGCCATGATTTGCATCGTCCCTTAACCGGAGAGGAACCTGGGTTATGCCATTACTGGGGGTTTAATGACGGCAATGGGGCGATCGCCTCCGATGGGGCAAAATGTGCGAACTGGGGGAAAATCATCGGGGCCACCTGGGGACAAGGCAACCCCCCGGGAAGACTCTCTGGCCACCTCACGAAAGAGACCTCTCCCCAAACCCCTCCCCTAAGAGGGGAGGGGCTTTCCATCTCCCCCTTCCCTCTTAGGGAAGGGGGTCGGGGGGTTAGCTCTCCAGAGGAGGGGCTTTCCATCTCCCCCTTCCCTCTTAGGGAAGGGGGTCGGGGGGTTAGGTCTCCCCTCGACCAACCAAGTTATACAACCAGTGATATCTCCCCAGACGAAGGATTTCGCCCCGTCTTATGTTTTGCCGGGGAGACGAACTATATCGAAGTCGAAGACCCTTTCGAGAATGATACCACCTTTACAATTTCCCTGTGGTTGCAACCGGCCACTCCAGGCCCAAACCCCTATGGCATCATGGGAAAACGCTGGTGGCCCTCCGCCTTTAAACCGGAACTGTGGGGGGTTGAGTATCAACAAACGTTATACTATCATACCTCCGATCCATCTTTCCCCAATCGGCGTTATGCAGCACCGTTGTTAAACTTTTTTGGCGGTTCTGAAGGAAACTGGATACATTTAACCTGGGTAAAAGCAGGAACAGAGTATCGGTTTTATCGCAATGGGATGTTATTTGCTACCCAACCGGCACCGGAACGGTTTTATACTGATAATACAACCTATTGGTTTGGCAAGTTGGGAATCGGGAATTCCGTGGCGCACTTTCGGGGGCAAATGGCGGAGATTCAAGTCTGGAATGTCGCACTCAGCGAGGAACAAATTCAGCAGAACCTAGAGCGAGGTGTCACGGGAGAGGAGCCTGGATTGCGGTATTATTGGCCGTTAAATGAAGGGGAGGGGACGCGGGTTCAGGATATTGCCAATCAAACCAATCACGGGACAATTCGCGGTGCGACATGGCAGATTGAGGAAGTGGCGATCGCCCTGCCGGAACCGGAATTCCCCCTTCCCCACTTTGTGTCATCGGTACTCACGTTCGATGGAGAGGATGATGCTGTCATCCTTCCCGAACTTGGAGAAATAGATCGCACCTTTACCCTGTCCCTGTGGGTTAAACCGGCAACCTTGGACGATGAACGGTGGCATGGGATTCTCAGTAAGTGTGGGGAAGATTCGGATCAACTGGGACTCGCCTTATGTCCTGGAGATCGCGCCTTGCAGTATCACTCCCGAGGGTCAGGGGGGACAACGTTTGATAGCAATGTTTTGCTCAACTTCTTTGAAACCGGCGATCAGTGGGTTCAAATCACTTGGGTGAAGGCGGGAAATCTCTATCACTTTTACCGCAATGGCGACTGGTTTGCCACCCAACCGGCACCGGAACGATTACAGCAGACTCCGGGAGACTATTGCTTAGGGAAATCACAGGTTTTTGGAAACCAGAATTGCTTTTTTGCCGGTCAAATTGCCGAGGTGAGACTCTGGGGGGTGGCGCGAACTGAGGCAGAAATTCAGAACGATTTCACCCATCGCTTGCAAGGGGATGAACCGGGATTAATCGCCTATTATCCCTTAAATGAAGGGAGTGGGGACTGGGTAGGCGATCGCGGACGGATTCTGGGGGCCAGATGGGAACTGATGGAGATACCGCTTGGGTAA
- a CDS encoding class I SAM-dependent methyltransferase, with the protein MFEQQPQTLREKVQKLANQSLAQSDPSAWFDILYAEAQGDAGQVPWAKLTPHPVLESWLSDRPLSPEGRSALVTGCGLGDDAETLAAQGFDVTAFDISPTAIAWCRQRFPDSSVNYCVADFFNLDPAWRGQFDLVEDSRNIQALPLEVRSQIIEAIAALVAPGGTLLIITRHRDNDSKPEGPPWPLSDRDLAEFENWGLAEIERHEFFDADNPIKQLRVEYRRSQ; encoded by the coding sequence ATGTTTGAACAACAACCTCAAACCCTCCGGGAAAAAGTCCAAAAATTAGCCAATCAATCCCTGGCGCAATCGGACCCCTCGGCATGGTTTGATATTTTATATGCCGAAGCCCAAGGAGATGCAGGACAAGTGCCTTGGGCCAAATTGACCCCCCATCCGGTTCTGGAAAGTTGGTTAAGCGATCGCCCGCTTTCCCCAGAGGGTCGTTCTGCCTTAGTCACCGGATGTGGTTTAGGTGATGATGCCGAAACCTTAGCCGCCCAAGGATTTGATGTCACCGCCTTTGATATTTCCCCCACAGCGATCGCCTGGTGTCGCCAACGATTTCCCGATTCCTCGGTGAATTACTGCGTTGCGGACTTCTTTAATTTAGACCCAGCATGGCGGGGACAGTTTGATTTAGTGGAAGACAGTCGGAATATTCAAGCGTTACCCCTTGAGGTGCGATCGCAAATCATCGAGGCGATCGCGGCATTAGTGGCCCCCGGAGGAACCCTGCTAATCATCACCCGCCATCGCGACAACGACAGCAAACCCGAGGGTCCGCCTTGGCCCCTTTCTGACCGGGACCTTGCCGAATTTGAGAACTGGGGACTGGCAGAAATCGAACGGCACGAATTTTTTGACGCGGATAATCCGATTAAACAACTGCGGGTAGAATATCGGCGATCGCAATGA
- a CDS encoding ArsA family ATPase translates to MNITDKTFTSITQYNSLHLTLFSGKGGVGKTTLACAFARNWAKLFPQESILLISTDPAHSLGDVLQLPVTTAATPLPDLPNLSVRSLDAKELLGEFKAKYGKFLELLVERGSFVEGEDLTPVWDLDWPGLDEIMGLLEIQRLLTEKVVDRIVVDMAPSGHTLNLLGIKDFLDVVLSSLELFQEKHRAISTTFKGTYTPDEVDEFLVDLKSDLNEGRALLQDDSFTACLVVAIAEPMSLLETGRFITSLEELLIPCSGLFINQIALNPEPDLDRYSEQQQLLQKFLNLPGNHPVFILPQQSSEPLGAKALDTLIPQLQALEQVELGPEAIVQWPEKVPPSFPDFIAEGRQLILVGGKGGVGKTTVAAALGWGLAQRYPDKKIRVISIDPAHSLGDAFGQELGHEPIQITNNLSGQEIDAEVILEQFRDNYLWELAEMMSGEGPNPGSIKIAYTPEAWRMLVAQALPGIDEMLSLIEVFDLLNRNEQDLIILDTAPTGHLLRFLEMPSALADWLAWIFKLWIQYQNVLGRVEFMGRLRTLRQQVVKAQKQLKDADYTEFIGVVQAQAAILSEQVRLTESLRIMEVPQRYVVHNRYRQGGEIEGGLFPAQTVIRLPVLPRSVSALERIQGAADLLF, encoded by the coding sequence ATGAATATAACCGATAAAACATTTACTTCGATTACCCAGTACAACTCCCTTCACCTTACTCTATTTAGTGGTAAAGGTGGAGTCGGAAAAACCACCCTCGCTTGTGCTTTTGCCCGAAATTGGGCTAAATTATTTCCCCAAGAGTCTATCTTATTAATCTCCACAGATCCTGCTCATTCTTTAGGGGATGTGTTGCAACTTCCGGTAACCACTGCTGCCACACCATTACCAGACTTACCTAATTTAAGCGTGCGATCGCTTGATGCCAAAGAACTCTTGGGAGAATTTAAAGCCAAATATGGCAAATTCTTAGAATTATTAGTGGAACGGGGCAGTTTTGTTGAGGGAGAAGATTTAACCCCGGTGTGGGATTTAGACTGGCCCGGATTAGATGAAATCATGGGATTGCTGGAAATTCAACGATTACTCACGGAAAAAGTCGTCGATAGAATTGTGGTGGATATGGCTCCTTCCGGTCATACCTTGAATTTATTAGGCATTAAAGATTTCTTAGATGTGGTGTTAAGTTCCTTGGAACTCTTCCAAGAAAAACATCGGGCGATATCTACAACCTTTAAAGGAACCTATACCCCCGATGAAGTCGATGAGTTTTTGGTTGACTTGAAATCAGATTTAAACGAAGGAAGGGCATTGCTGCAAGATGATAGCTTTACCGCTTGCTTAGTCGTGGCGATCGCCGAACCGATGAGTTTATTAGAAACCGGGCGATTTATCACCAGTTTGGAAGAATTATTAATTCCTTGTAGTGGATTATTCATTAACCAAATTGCCCTCAATCCCGAACCGGATTTAGACCGCTATAGCGAACAACAACAATTACTCCAAAAATTCCTCAACCTCCCCGGTAATCACCCGGTTTTCATCCTCCCCCAACAATCCAGCGAACCCCTGGGTGCAAAAGCCCTAGATACTCTGATTCCGCAACTACAAGCGCTGGAACAGGTGGAATTGGGTCCCGAGGCGATCGTGCAATGGCCGGAAAAAGTCCCCCCCAGCTTCCCCGATTTTATCGCAGAAGGTCGCCAATTAATTTTAGTGGGTGGGAAAGGAGGCGTGGGAAAAACCACCGTTGCTGCTGCTTTGGGATGGGGATTGGCGCAGCGCTATCCGGACAAAAAAATTAGAGTAATTTCCATTGACCCCGCCCATTCTTTAGGAGATGCTTTCGGTCAAGAGTTGGGACATGAACCGATTCAAATCACGAATAATTTAAGTGGACAAGAAATTGATGCTGAGGTGATTTTGGAACAATTTCGCGATAACTATCTCTGGGAATTAGCGGAAATGATGAGTGGAGAAGGGCCGAACCCCGGAAGTATCAAAATCGCTTATACTCCGGAAGCATGGCGAATGCTGGTTGCCCAAGCTCTCCCGGGAATTGATGAGATGTTATCCTTAATTGAAGTGTTTGATTTATTAAATCGAAATGAACAAGATTTAATTATTTTAGATACGGCCCCAACGGGTCATTTATTGCGGTTTTTAGAGATGCCTTCGGCTTTAGCGGATTGGTTGGCATGGATTTTTAAATTATGGATTCAATATCAAAATGTGTTAGGGCGAGTGGAATTTATGGGACGATTGCGGACGTTGCGGCAACAAGTGGTAAAAGCGCAGAAGCAGTTAAAGGATGCTGACTATACAGAATTTATTGGCGTAGTGCAAGCACAAGCGGCGATTTTGTCGGAACAGGTGCGATTAACGGAATCATTACGAATCATGGAAGTTCCTCAACGGTATGTGGTTCATAATCGGTATCGCCAGGGGGGTGAAATCGAGGGGGGATTATTTCCGGCACAAACGGTGATTCGCTTGCCGGTTTTGCCGCGTTCTGTGTCTGCGTTAGAGCGAATTCAAGGGGCCGCTGATTTGTTGTTTTAA
- the gvpA gene encoding gas vesicle structural protein GvpA, which yields MAVEKVNSSSSLAEVIDRILDKGVVIDVWVRVSLVGIELLAIEARIVIASVETYLKYAEAVGLTSQAAVPAA from the coding sequence ATGGCAGTTGAAAAAGTCAACTCATCTTCCAGTCTAGCCGAAGTCATCGATCGCATTTTAGATAAAGGAGTCGTGATCGATGTATGGGTGCGGGTATCCCTGGTGGGCATTGAACTGCTGGCGATCGAAGCAAGAATTGTTATCGCATCGGTAGAAACCTATTTGAAATATGCTGAAGCAGTAGGGCTGACTTCGCAAGCTGCTGTCCCTGCGGCTTAA
- a CDS encoding gas vesicle protein: MSSNPIQPKSAQSNSNRTIATSTQGSTLADILERVLDKGIVIAGDISISVATTELLHIRIRLLIASVDKAREMGINWWENDPYLSSKNQDLIEENRQLHDRLQVLEAEMRSLKALTSSPPIPETHPEPSGSVGEI; encoded by the coding sequence GTGTCTTCTAACCCGATACAGCCGAAAAGCGCTCAATCCAACTCAAATCGCACCATTGCTACCTCTACCCAAGGCTCGACTTTAGCCGATATCCTCGAACGAGTCTTAGATAAAGGAATTGTAATTGCCGGGGATATTTCCATTTCTGTTGCCACAACCGAGCTACTTCATATCCGAATTCGCTTACTGATTGCCTCGGTAGATAAAGCGCGAGAAATGGGAATTAATTGGTGGGAAAATGACCCGTATTTGAGCAGTAAAAATCAAGACTTAATCGAAGAAAACCGCCAACTGCACGATCGCCTGCAAGTTTTAGAAGCCGAAATGCGATCGCTCAAAGCCCTCACCAGCAGTCCCCCCATCCCCGAAACCCACCCCGAACCCAGCGGCAGCGTTGGAGAGATTTGA
- the gvpN gene encoding gas vesicle protein GvpN — translation MTTVLQATSQNFVDTPAIHRLTKRALRYLHAGFSVHLRGPAGTGKTTLAIHLANLLERPIVLMFGDDEYKSSDLIGNQRGYNRKKVVDNFIHNVIKVEDEYRQSWSDARLTTACREGFTLIYDEFNRSRPEVNNVLLSVLEEKLLVLPTSSQQPEYIRAHPQFRVIFTSNPEEYCGVHETQDALMDRLITLDIPEPDELTQQEIVVQKSGLTRGDAAMIVHLVKTFRERSTTHEKSSGLRACLIVATVCHQNNIPVLPTSADFREICADILLSRAKIPHAEGLPILGQLFKEVLVADKRSAPAEVLTHGKLG, via the coding sequence GTGACCACAGTTTTACAAGCCACTTCCCAGAATTTTGTCGATACACCGGCCATTCATCGTCTGACCAAACGTGCCTTGCGCTATCTCCATGCGGGATTTTCCGTCCACCTGCGCGGTCCTGCTGGAACAGGCAAAACAACTTTAGCCATTCATTTGGCTAATCTGTTAGAACGTCCGATTGTTTTAATGTTTGGCGATGATGAATACAAATCATCAGACTTGATTGGCAACCAACGGGGATACAACCGCAAAAAAGTGGTGGACAACTTTATTCACAACGTGATTAAAGTCGAAGATGAATATCGTCAATCCTGGTCAGATGCCAGATTAACCACCGCCTGTAGGGAGGGATTTACCCTCATCTATGACGAATTTAATCGATCGCGGCCCGAGGTGAATAATGTGCTGTTGTCAGTCCTAGAAGAAAAACTTTTAGTGCTGCCAACCAGTTCTCAACAACCGGAATATATTCGGGCGCATCCCCAATTTCGCGTAATTTTCACCTCCAATCCCGAGGAATATTGCGGAGTCCATGAAACTCAGGATGCCTTAATGGATCGGTTAATTACCCTGGATATTCCAGAACCCGACGAACTGACGCAACAAGAAATTGTTGTCCAAAAATCGGGATTAACCCGAGGGGATGCAGCAATGATTGTGCATTTGGTCAAAACCTTTCGAGAACGGAGTACGACCCACGAAAAATCCTCGGGTTTACGCGCTTGTTTAATTGTGGCCACAGTCTGTCACCAAAATAATATTCCCGTCTTGCCAACCAGTGCAGACTTTCGAGAAATTTGTGCTGATATTTTGCTCTCTCGGGCTAAAATCCCTCATGCTGAGGGCCTCCCAATTCTCGGGCAACTGTTTAAAGAAGTCCTGGTGGCAGACAAACGTTCCGCCCCGGCGGAGGTTTTAACCCACGGTAAATTAGGATAA
- a CDS encoding AAA family ATPase: MNDLFKGFEQLLELAKTLEEKIEAGELKADMQFRTRPISSIPRTGAIPRTGNVGVSTGGVSVDASPFRTPPGPRSTGPRSTGGGSNFTSPTPGVSKPQKSGSSIKDIGGLREVLNELKELIGMPLKRPDLLEKIGLEPTRGVLLVGPPGTGKTLTARALASELGVNYIDLVGPEVMSKYYGEAEQKLRAIFDQAVNSAPCIIFIDEIDSLAPDRSQVEGEVEKRLVAQLLGLMDGFAQTQGVIVLAATNRPDALDPALRRPGRFDREVQFRVPDCAGRLEILEILTSAMPLDETVQLAEIAELATGFVGADLKAVCQKAAYTALRRQVPSIEAEIPETMTVQQGDFLEALKAVKPAVLRSVEVQSPHVSWDEIGGLENIKQTLREAVEGALINRELYLQTKARSPKGILLWGPPGTGKTLLAKAVASQAKANFICINGPELLSKWVGASEQAVRELFTKARQASPCVVFIDEIDTLAPARGQHTGDSGVSDRVVGQLLVELDGLATGSNILVIGATNRPEAMDSALLRAGRFDLQLMVDLPDVDSRLGILQVHNQERPLSEVDLSHWATVTEGWNGADLALLGDRAAVEAIRRYRAIGMSDPAQIRITTEDFAYAYDVLNQQRSA; this comes from the coding sequence ATGAACGATTTATTTAAAGGGTTTGAACAGTTACTAGAACTGGCGAAAACCTTGGAAGAGAAAATAGAAGCTGGAGAACTTAAAGCAGATATGCAGTTCCGTACTCGTCCGATTAGTAGCATACCCCGTACTGGCGCGATTCCCCGGACTGGGAATGTGGGAGTCTCGACGGGTGGGGTTTCTGTCGATGCCAGTCCTTTCCGAACGCCACCAGGTCCGCGTTCAACGGGTCCTCGTTCAACAGGTGGCGGATCAAACTTTACATCCCCTACTCCCGGGGTGTCGAAGCCCCAAAAATCGGGTTCTTCGATAAAAGATATTGGCGGACTTCGAGAAGTTTTAAACGAATTGAAAGAACTGATTGGGATGCCTTTAAAACGTCCCGATTTATTAGAAAAAATTGGATTAGAACCGACCCGAGGGGTATTGTTAGTTGGACCTCCAGGGACGGGCAAAACTTTAACGGCTCGCGCTTTAGCCTCAGAATTGGGCGTTAACTATATTGATTTAGTTGGGCCAGAAGTGATGAGCAAGTATTATGGCGAAGCGGAGCAAAAACTGCGGGCGATTTTTGACCAAGCGGTGAACAGTGCGCCTTGTATTATTTTTATTGATGAGATTGACAGTTTAGCACCCGATCGCTCTCAAGTTGAGGGAGAAGTAGAAAAACGTCTAGTCGCCCAATTATTAGGCTTAATGGATGGATTTGCTCAAACTCAAGGGGTGATTGTCCTTGCTGCCACCAATCGACCGGATGCCCTCGATCCAGCCTTGCGTCGTCCGGGACGGTTCGATCGCGAAGTGCAGTTTCGAGTCCCCGACTGCGCCGGACGGTTGGAAATCTTAGAAATTCTCACCAGTGCAATGCCTTTAGATGAAACAGTGCAGTTAGCCGAAATTGCCGAATTAGCCACCGGATTTGTGGGGGCCGATTTGAAAGCGGTTTGTCAAAAAGCCGCCTATACTGCCCTCCGTCGTCAAGTGCCTTCCATTGAGGCAGAGATTCCGGAGACAATGACAGTGCAGCAGGGGGATTTTTTAGAAGCCCTCAAAGCAGTCAAACCAGCAGTTTTGCGGTCCGTGGAAGTGCAATCTCCTCATGTTTCATGGGATGAAATTGGCGGATTGGAGAACATTAAACAGACCCTGCGAGAAGCAGTAGAAGGGGCGCTGATTAATCGGGAATTGTATTTACAAACCAAAGCCCGATCGCCCAAAGGAATTCTGCTCTGGGGTCCTCCAGGAACCGGCAAAACCCTGTTAGCTAAAGCCGTCGCTTCCCAAGCAAAAGCGAATTTTATTTGTATCAATGGACCGGAATTACTCAGTAAGTGGGTGGGGGCGAGTGAACAAGCGGTTCGGGAATTATTTACCAAAGCCCGCCAAGCATCGCCCTGTGTGGTGTTTATTGATGAAATCGATACCTTAGCCCCAGCGAGAGGGCAGCATACGGGGGATTCGGGAGTCAGCGATCGCGTAGTCGGCCAATTACTCGTAGAACTAGACGGCTTGGCAACCGGGTCTAATATTCTAGTCATTGGGGCGACAAATCGTCCCGAAGCAATGGATTCAGCCCTCCTGCGGGCGGGACGCTTCGACTTACAACTGATGGTGGATTTACCCGATGTAGACAGTCGCTTAGGGATTTTGCAAGTCCACAATCAGGAACGTCCCTTGTCCGAGGTAGATTTGTCTCATTGGGCAACGGTTACGGAAGGATGGAATGGAGCAGATTTGGCCTTATTAGGCGATCGCGCTGCCGTCGAAGCCATCCGCCGTTATCGGGCGATCGGCATGAGCGATCCGGCGCAAATTCGGATTACCACCGAGGATTTTGCCTATGCTTACGATGTGTTAAACCAACAGCGATCGGCTTAG
- a CDS encoding GvpL/GvpF family gas vesicle protein translates to MSLGFYLYGILPEPLPDTLAIAGLDRQPVHNQTIEGFHFLYSEAKQTKYLTSRRNLLGHEKVLEEAMTAGFRTLLPLRFGLVVKTWDTVIRDLIDPYQGKLEALFQKLEGRREVSVKVFWESKNEIEALLEENPSLKQMRDASLGRALSMEEVINIGQMIESSLKFRKQAVIAAFQTGLNPLAEEVIESDPMTEEMIYNAAYLIPWDREQEFSDAVEAIDKTFGSRLRIRYNNFTAPYTFAQLESEG, encoded by the coding sequence ATGAGTTTAGGGTTTTATCTGTACGGAATTTTGCCTGAACCCCTGCCAGACACCTTGGCGATCGCCGGACTGGACCGCCAACCTGTTCATAACCAAACCATCGAGGGATTCCACTTCCTCTATTCCGAAGCCAAACAAACCAAATACCTCACCTCTAGACGTAATTTATTAGGCCATGAAAAAGTATTAGAAGAGGCTATGACTGCCGGATTTCGCACCTTACTCCCCCTGCGTTTTGGATTAGTTGTCAAAACCTGGGATACCGTAATCCGAGACTTAATTGATCCTTATCAAGGGAAACTCGAAGCCCTATTTCAGAAATTGGAAGGCCGCCGGGAAGTTAGTGTTAAGGTATTTTGGGAGAGCAAAAACGAAATTGAAGCCTTACTAGAAGAAAATCCCAGTTTAAAACAAATGCGGGATGCCAGCTTAGGGAGAGCTTTAAGTATGGAAGAAGTCATCAATATCGGTCAGATGATAGAAAGCAGTTTAAAGTTTAGAAAACAAGCTGTAATTGCTGCCTTTCAAACCGGATTAAATCCCTTGGCGGAAGAAGTCATCGAAAGCGACCCGATGACCGAAGAAATGATTTATAATGCCGCCTATTTAATTCCTTGGGACCGGGAACAGGAGTTTAGTGATGCTGTAGAGGCGATCGATAAAACCTTTGGCAGCCGTCTGCGAATTCGCTATAATAACTTTACCGCCCCTTATACCTTTGCCCAACTCGAATCTGAGGGATAA